A single genomic interval of Microbulbifer variabilis harbors:
- a CDS encoding DUF882 domain-containing protein, with the protein MKNPSRRRFLAVTCATAAAVSAGPTFAKVGSSRTLKMRNLHTGEKLEAAYWSNGNYSNGGLKQFNKLLRDHRANEVTRMDPKLFDIVYKLKEKFNYTGTIEIISGYRSPKTNAKLRAAGRGVAKRSYHTRGMALDIRMPGVPLSKLRQAALNLKAGGVGYYPKSNFVHVDTGPVRRW; encoded by the coding sequence ATGAAGAATCCATCCAGACGTCGATTCCTGGCAGTGACCTGCGCAACTGCGGCGGCGGTCAGCGCCGGACCGACTTTCGCGAAAGTAGGTAGCTCCCGCACCCTGAAGATGCGCAACCTGCACACAGGGGAGAAGCTGGAGGCCGCCTACTGGAGCAACGGAAACTACAGCAACGGTGGTTTGAAACAGTTCAATAAGCTGCTGCGGGACCACCGAGCTAACGAAGTGACCCGCATGGACCCGAAACTATTTGATATCGTGTATAAGCTGAAGGAAAAGTTCAATTACACCGGTACCATCGAGATTATCTCCGGTTACCGTTCGCCCAAGACCAATGCGAAGTTACGCGCTGCGGGTCGGGGCGTGGCCAAGCGCAGCTACCATACCCGCGGTATGGCCTTGGATATCCGCATGCCCGGTGTACCCCTGTCAAAACTGAGGCAAGCGGCGCTGAACCTAAAGGCAGGTGGTGTCGGCTATTACCCGAAGAGTAACTTCGTGCACGTGGACACAGGCCCTGTACGTCGCTGGTAA
- the ptsP gene encoding phosphoenolpyruvate--protein phosphotransferase — translation MLGSLRSIVQEVNSARDLPAVLEIIVRRVREVMHTRVCSVYLRDKETGNYVLMATDGLLPSAVGQVQLAPDEGLVGNVVTREEPINLEKAEAHPSYQYFPSTGEERFSAFLGTPIIHHRAVLGVLVVQQEEQRRFDEGEEAFLVTLSAQLAGVIAHAEATGMLATIRRQRQETHFSGIPASPGVAIGRAHIVTPRANLATVPYSLCLDIEEELILFRQALTSAREEIREVGERLKDELNREERALFDAYISMLDDDSLAVEVCDRIQQQLSAPRAWAEVMLEHVRRFEAMSDSYFRDRAADVRDLGARVLTHLHQQQQSERDYPDNTILVGEELTAAVLAEVPREKLIGAVSVKGSSNSHMAIIARAMGLPAIMGVQDLPYETIDDVDMVVDGYRGDLHIHPGVELKRRYDEIVAEEQQLAHSLDHLAELPAETADGHRVHLLVNTGLMADVTRSLERGAEGVGLFRTEVPFLLRDRFPSEEEQREIYREQLEAFAPMPVTMRTLDVGGDKALAYFPIEETNPFLGWRGIRVTLDHPEIFLAQVRAMMKASQGLNNLRIMLPMISGLNELEAARKLIERAYRELLEEDYEIEMPPLGVMVEVPSAIYQIRELAERADFISVGSNDLTQYLLAVDRNNSRVANIYHALHPAVLRALQEIVSTAHAEGTRVGICGELAGEPGGALLLVAMGYDMLSMNATNLPRVKATLRAVRQADTKLLLQQVIQMDCAEEIEHTVGAFLHKIGLKGILHPASTE, via the coding sequence TTGCTCGGATCTTTGCGCAGTATCGTTCAGGAAGTTAACTCCGCCAGGGACCTGCCGGCGGTGCTTGAAATCATTGTGCGGCGAGTGCGCGAAGTGATGCACACCCGTGTCTGCTCTGTTTACCTTCGCGACAAAGAAACCGGCAACTATGTCCTAATGGCCACCGATGGCCTGCTACCAAGTGCCGTGGGCCAGGTGCAATTAGCACCCGATGAGGGCCTGGTTGGTAATGTGGTCACCCGCGAAGAGCCCATCAATCTAGAAAAGGCCGAGGCACATCCCTCCTACCAATATTTTCCCTCGACCGGTGAGGAGCGATTTAGCGCTTTCCTGGGCACACCGATAATCCACCACCGCGCAGTGCTCGGTGTCCTAGTAGTCCAGCAGGAAGAGCAGCGACGCTTCGATGAAGGTGAAGAAGCTTTTCTCGTCACCCTCTCTGCCCAGCTTGCCGGGGTGATTGCCCACGCCGAAGCCACTGGCATGTTGGCTACCATCCGCCGGCAGCGCCAGGAAACCCACTTCTCCGGTATTCCCGCCTCGCCAGGTGTGGCCATAGGTCGTGCCCATATCGTCACCCCCAGGGCCAACTTGGCCACCGTGCCCTACTCCCTGTGCCTGGACATCGAAGAGGAATTGATTTTGTTCCGGCAAGCGCTCACCTCCGCCAGAGAGGAGATTCGCGAAGTGGGAGAGCGCCTCAAAGACGAACTCAACCGCGAAGAGCGCGCACTTTTCGATGCCTATATCAGTATGCTCGACGACGACTCACTCGCCGTAGAGGTTTGCGATCGTATCCAACAACAGCTGAGCGCTCCCAGGGCCTGGGCCGAAGTCATGCTCGAACACGTGCGCCGTTTTGAGGCCATGTCCGATTCCTATTTCCGCGACCGCGCCGCCGACGTGCGAGACCTGGGAGCCCGTGTCCTCACCCACTTACACCAGCAACAGCAGAGCGAGCGCGATTATCCAGACAACACCATTCTGGTTGGGGAAGAGCTCACTGCCGCGGTGCTGGCCGAAGTGCCGCGGGAGAAGCTGATCGGTGCTGTTTCCGTAAAAGGCTCCTCCAACAGCCATATGGCCATCATTGCCCGCGCTATGGGGCTGCCGGCGATTATGGGCGTGCAAGACCTGCCCTATGAAACTATCGACGATGTGGATATGGTGGTGGATGGCTACCGCGGCGACCTGCACATTCATCCTGGCGTAGAGCTCAAACGCCGTTACGACGAGATCGTCGCCGAAGAGCAACAGCTCGCCCACAGTCTGGATCACCTGGCAGAACTACCTGCTGAAACTGCCGATGGACACCGGGTTCACTTGCTGGTCAACACCGGCCTGATGGCTGATGTCACTCGCTCCCTAGAACGCGGGGCCGAGGGTGTCGGCCTGTTCCGCACCGAGGTCCCCTTCCTTCTGCGCGACCGCTTTCCCTCCGAGGAGGAACAGCGGGAAATCTACCGGGAACAACTCGAAGCCTTTGCCCCCATGCCGGTAACCATGCGCACCCTCGATGTAGGCGGCGACAAAGCACTGGCCTACTTTCCCATTGAAGAAACCAACCCATTCCTGGGGTGGCGCGGCATTCGCGTAACCCTCGACCACCCGGAAATTTTCCTGGCGCAGGTGCGCGCCATGATGAAGGCCAGCCAAGGGCTCAACAACCTGCGTATCATGCTGCCCATGATCAGTGGGCTCAATGAACTCGAAGCCGCACGCAAACTGATCGAACGAGCCTACCGGGAACTTCTGGAAGAAGATTATGAAATTGAGATGCCGCCGCTCGGGGTCATGGTGGAGGTGCCCTCGGCGATCTATCAGATTCGCGAATTAGCCGAGCGCGCTGATTTCATCTCAGTGGGCAGCAATGATCTGACTCAGTACTTACTGGCTGTGGATCGCAATAACAGTCGCGTAGCCAATATCTACCACGCCTTACACCCCGCAGTGTTGCGTGCTCTGCAAGAGATTGTCAGCACAGCGCACGCTGAGGGCACCAGAGTCGGCATCTGCGGAGAATTAGCAGGAGAACCCGGGGGCGCCCTATTGTTGGTGGCCATGGGCTACGACATGCTGTCGATGAACGCCACCAATCTACCGCGAGTAAAGGCAACTCTGCGCGCGGTACGCCAAGCAGATACCAAGTTACTACTGCAACAAGTGATCCAAATGGATTGTGCTGAGGAAATCGAGCACACCGTCGGCGCATTCCTACATAAAATAGGTCTGAAAGGCATCCTTCACCCGGCAAGTACCGAATAA
- a CDS encoding L,D-transpeptidase family protein, with amino-acid sequence MGADYLSSLQSKSIHSGTMAFILALVLGFDGSPSLASAGADLDLPVPGRDPFSPYGRQYTLLSEELARYQTLAEGDHWQPLDGGQPITPGSRGPRVAQLRSLLMLYGDFRPRDFPSKGSKETLTGDVYDKPLQEAVRRFQRRHGLKGDALVDERTRSRLNTNPDKLVRILAANIKRWENLPKDLGPRYIVVNVPEFNLRLIDDEREQFRMKVVVGKPKHKTPQLTTRMTRLEFNPVWRVPPNIALRELLPKGSSALSAKGYRLINHRGRAVPFTRGNVAAVRRGQVTLQQKGGPGNALGRVKFVIPNRHAIYLHDTNSKHLFKKSQRAFSHGCIRLEKPLKFARMMLAQQNRWNNARIERALMSGRTHGVALKNPLPVYIAYWTAWVDENGQLQFRPDIYQRDKAGKGANRG; translated from the coding sequence ATGGGTGCTGACTATCTCTCCTCCTTGCAGAGCAAATCAATCCACAGTGGCACCATGGCTTTTATATTGGCCCTTGTGCTGGGGTTTGATGGCTCCCCGTCCTTGGCGAGCGCAGGGGCAGACCTTGATTTGCCTGTGCCAGGGAGAGATCCCTTTTCCCCCTATGGCAGACAGTACACTCTCCTCAGTGAGGAACTGGCTCGCTACCAGACACTGGCCGAGGGGGATCATTGGCAACCGCTGGATGGCGGACAGCCAATCACTCCGGGAAGCCGGGGACCGAGAGTAGCTCAGTTGCGCAGTTTATTAATGCTCTACGGCGATTTCCGCCCCAGGGATTTTCCCAGCAAAGGCTCCAAAGAAACACTTACAGGTGACGTCTACGACAAGCCCCTCCAAGAGGCTGTGCGCCGATTCCAGCGCCGCCACGGCCTAAAAGGGGATGCCCTGGTGGATGAGCGCACCCGCAGTCGCCTCAACACTAACCCGGATAAGCTGGTTCGGATTCTGGCAGCCAATATTAAACGCTGGGAAAACCTCCCAAAGGATTTAGGGCCCCGTTATATCGTCGTTAATGTTCCCGAGTTCAACTTGCGCTTGATCGACGACGAGCGCGAGCAATTCCGTATGAAAGTGGTGGTGGGCAAGCCCAAGCACAAGACCCCACAGTTGACCACGCGCATGACACGCCTGGAATTCAATCCAGTTTGGCGAGTCCCCCCCAATATCGCCTTACGGGAACTTCTGCCAAAGGGCAGTTCGGCGCTGAGTGCCAAGGGCTACCGCTTAATCAACCATCGCGGCCGGGCAGTACCTTTCACCCGTGGAAATGTCGCCGCAGTGCGCCGGGGCCAGGTAACCCTGCAGCAAAAAGGAGGGCCGGGAAATGCGCTGGGACGGGTCAAATTTGTGATACCCAACCGTCACGCCATTTACCTGCACGATACCAACAGCAAGCATCTGTTCAAGAAATCTCAGCGTGCTTTCAGCCACGGCTGCATACGCCTGGAAAAACCTCTGAAATTTGCCCGCATGATGCTCGCCCAACAAAATCGCTGGAACAACGCCCGCATTGAGCGAGCGCTGATGAGCGGTCGTACCCATGGCGTAGCGCTGAAAAACCCTTTACCGGTATACATCGCCTACTGGACTGCCTGGGTGGATGAAAACGGCCAACTGCAGTTCCGCCCGGATATCTATCAACGGGACAAAGCCGGAAAAGGAGCCAATCGTGGCTGA
- the gcvT gene encoding glycine cleavage system aminomethyltransferase GcvT, with amino-acid sequence MGNRTPLYDTHVAMGGKIVDFGGWDMPLHYGSQLDEHNKVRTDAGMFDVSHMTVVDVDGADARDYLRYLLANDVAKLDGNPGKALYTGMLNEKGGVIDDLIVYLRDPGYRVVVNCATREKDLAWMNKQAESFEVTLTERPQLAMIAIQGPNALSKTKEVLGIDWTAAIDALKVFQSVARGEWFVARTGYTGEDGLEIMLPGEDASGFWRALAEAGVAPCGLGARDTLRLEAGMNLYGHEMDEETSPLIANMSWTVAWAPESRNFIGRAVLEEEKAKGIEHKLVGLVLEERGVLRGGQYVMVDGSEERGIITSGTFSPTLGYSIALARVPASVGDTAEVEIRKKLQPVKVVKPCFVRNGKSVI; translated from the coding sequence ATGGGAAACAGAACGCCTCTGTATGACACACATGTCGCTATGGGCGGCAAAATAGTGGATTTCGGTGGATGGGATATGCCGCTGCACTACGGTTCGCAGCTGGATGAGCACAACAAGGTGCGCACCGATGCGGGGATGTTTGATGTCTCCCACATGACCGTGGTCGATGTCGATGGCGCTGACGCCCGCGACTACTTGCGCTACCTGCTGGCCAACGATGTGGCCAAGCTCGATGGCAATCCCGGCAAGGCACTTTACACCGGCATGCTGAATGAAAAGGGCGGCGTGATTGACGACCTGATCGTCTACCTGCGCGACCCCGGTTATCGCGTGGTGGTAAACTGCGCAACCCGCGAAAAAGACCTGGCTTGGATGAACAAGCAGGCGGAATCTTTTGAGGTCACTCTCACTGAGAGGCCTCAGTTGGCGATGATCGCCATCCAGGGCCCTAACGCTCTCAGCAAGACGAAAGAAGTTTTGGGCATCGACTGGACTGCGGCGATTGATGCGCTGAAAGTGTTCCAAAGCGTGGCCCGCGGCGAGTGGTTTGTGGCGCGTACCGGCTATACCGGTGAAGATGGCCTGGAAATCATGCTGCCCGGTGAAGATGCCAGTGGTTTCTGGCGTGCTTTGGCCGAGGCTGGCGTTGCCCCCTGTGGCTTGGGTGCGCGGGATACTCTGCGCCTCGAAGCGGGTATGAACCTGTATGGCCATGAAATGGATGAGGAAACCTCTCCACTGATCGCCAATATGTCCTGGACCGTCGCCTGGGCACCGGAGAGCCGCAATTTTATCGGCCGCGCAGTGCTGGAAGAGGAAAAGGCTAAGGGCATCGAACACAAGCTGGTCGGGCTGGTTCTCGAGGAACGCGGTGTTCTGCGTGGGGGCCAGTATGTGATGGTGGACGGTAGCGAAGAGCGCGGTATCATCACCAGCGGAACCTTCTCGCCTACCCTGGGTTACTCCATCGCCCTGGCGCGGGTACCGGCCAGCGTCGGCGATACCGCCGAAGTGGAAATCCGCAAGAAACTGCAGCCGGTCAAGGTGGTTAAGCCCTGCTTTGTGCGCAACGGCAAATCGGTTATTTAA
- a CDS encoding imelysin family protein, translated as MNGYCLRSLATALLLGVLVIVVGCEQRTSQPLKEQKRAPEAQQVDEKVASDLSLAIWQAGQAQVLHAHASVETLRRAVDALLAQPDEEQLEEARLAWLDAHREFAATLPYIQLAFSPSDLRSQGRKLLLALDSWPAQPGYLDTVPGYSDSGIVNDTAIELTLTNLRKQHRLTAHEEASTGFHALEVMLWGPTSERMAEDFVAVSEGERPEALAANRRRELTSLIAKGIEEDMAGLARRWPTSANNLSREYLALGPVARLQQIRAAHTQVIDEQLLRRLPEGSESDVESGRAADSKQALLAIMATLQSNWIPSGGGGLAEVLLDRHQVNALEEAFSDFEALLLKMEDPFELAELGQLAKARKLLERMAGLMTGTTEVPVSEKDVMPVSLPAVEG; from the coding sequence GTGAACGGATATTGCCTTCGGTCTCTGGCCACAGCCCTATTGCTGGGAGTACTGGTTATCGTAGTTGGCTGCGAACAGCGAACCTCTCAGCCTTTAAAGGAACAGAAGCGTGCCCCAGAGGCCCAACAGGTTGATGAAAAGGTGGCCTCGGATCTCTCGCTGGCAATCTGGCAGGCGGGACAGGCTCAGGTATTGCACGCTCATGCCTCCGTGGAAACGTTGCGGAGAGCTGTCGATGCCTTGCTTGCCCAGCCCGATGAGGAGCAATTGGAGGAAGCTAGGCTCGCCTGGCTGGATGCGCACCGCGAGTTCGCAGCAACTTTGCCCTATATCCAACTGGCTTTTTCGCCCTCGGACCTGCGCAGTCAAGGTCGCAAGCTCTTATTGGCACTCGATAGCTGGCCCGCCCAGCCTGGTTATCTGGATACCGTGCCGGGTTATTCTGATAGCGGCATCGTCAACGACACCGCTATCGAACTGACTTTGACAAACCTGCGCAAACAACATCGCCTCACTGCACATGAAGAGGCGAGCACCGGCTTTCACGCACTTGAAGTGATGCTCTGGGGCCCCACAAGTGAGCGCATGGCGGAAGACTTTGTGGCAGTTAGCGAAGGGGAGAGGCCGGAGGCTCTGGCGGCCAATCGTCGCCGTGAACTAACCAGTCTGATTGCCAAGGGGATTGAAGAAGATATGGCCGGGCTGGCACGTCGCTGGCCCACTTCAGCCAATAACCTATCCCGTGAGTACCTAGCCCTAGGACCGGTAGCGCGATTGCAGCAGATTCGCGCAGCACATACCCAGGTGATTGATGAGCAGCTTTTGCGCCGTCTCCCCGAGGGCTCGGAGAGTGATGTAGAAAGTGGCCGCGCGGCAGACTCGAAGCAGGCGCTACTGGCAATTATGGCGACCTTGCAGTCTAACTGGATCCCCTCCGGAGGTGGTGGTCTGGCCGAGGTGCTTCTTGACCGTCATCAGGTCAATGCTTTGGAGGAGGCCTTTTCAGATTTTGAGGCCCTATTGTTAAAGATGGAGGATCCATTCGAGTTGGCAGAGCTTGGGCAGTTGGCCAAAGCGCGCAAGTTGCTGGAGCGGATGGCAGGTTTGATGACTGGTACCACAGAGGTGCCAGTATCGGAGAAGGATGTGATGCCGGTGTCTTTACCGGCCGTTGAGGGCTAA
- a CDS encoding L,D-transpeptidase family protein produces the protein MAWYPRHLGLAALLTVAIASAASISGGQSSKGAAALDIALMGDQLRSEALHYRNLAKHWRPIPQGGPLQAGDKNERVLQLRKLLELYGDYRGQPGPISSPQKDPMRFDSALQSALERFQRRHGLVPSGVAEGETLTALSVSPIERAEQMVRNAQRWDKLPSQKEGRYVLVNVPNYRLQLVEDGRIKLDMKTVVGKNSSRTPNLHTRITSVVFNPTWTVPRSILITELLPKARHNPAAMHRRGYRVIQYRGGKTSPITDESLQRAAGGHATMRQVSGPDNTLGKVKFVIPNKQAIFLHDTQAQSLFTEHHRAFSHGCVRLHQPEELAYNLLETQGWDRTRIAEAATGDEPLKVAIKPAPKLFIVYMTAWIDAEGRPQFRRDIYHRDK, from the coding sequence ATGGCTTGGTATCCCCGCCATCTAGGGTTAGCTGCTCTCCTGACAGTGGCCATTGCCTCGGCCGCCTCAATAAGCGGTGGCCAGTCTTCCAAGGGTGCTGCAGCTCTGGATATTGCCCTTATGGGAGACCAGCTGCGCAGCGAAGCCCTGCATTACAGAAACCTAGCCAAACATTGGCGCCCTATCCCCCAGGGTGGCCCCCTGCAAGCCGGGGATAAGAACGAGCGGGTGCTGCAATTGCGCAAACTGCTCGAACTATACGGCGATTATCGTGGACAACCCGGTCCGATATCTTCTCCACAGAAGGACCCTATGCGCTTCGACAGCGCATTGCAGTCGGCACTTGAGCGCTTCCAGCGCCGCCACGGCTTGGTGCCAAGTGGTGTTGCCGAGGGAGAAACCCTCACGGCCCTGTCGGTTTCCCCCATCGAGAGAGCAGAACAGATGGTTAGAAATGCACAGCGCTGGGACAAGCTCCCCTCTCAGAAAGAAGGACGCTATGTGCTGGTAAATGTGCCCAACTACCGCCTGCAATTGGTGGAAGATGGACGTATCAAGCTGGATATGAAAACCGTGGTGGGCAAGAACAGCAGCCGCACACCCAATTTACACACCCGCATTACCAGTGTGGTATTCAACCCCACCTGGACAGTGCCGCGCAGTATCCTCATCACAGAGTTACTCCCCAAAGCACGGCACAACCCTGCAGCCATGCACCGCCGCGGTTATCGGGTCATCCAGTATCGCGGTGGCAAAACTTCCCCGATCACCGATGAAAGCTTGCAGAGGGCCGCAGGTGGCCACGCCACCATGCGCCAGGTCAGCGGGCCAGATAACACCCTAGGTAAAGTGAAGTTCGTTATTCCCAATAAGCAGGCCATATTCCTACACGACACCCAGGCGCAAAGCCTGTTCACGGAGCACCATAGAGCTTTTAGTCACGGCTGTGTGCGCCTGCATCAACCCGAGGAATTGGCCTATAACCTGCTAGAAACCCAGGGGTGGGACAGGACCCGCATCGCCGAGGCCGCAACCGGGGACGAACCTCTAAAAGTAGCCATCAAACCCGCCCCTAAACTCTTTATCGTTTATATGACAGCTTGGATAGACGCCGAAGGGCGCCCTCAATTCCGCCGGGATATTTATCACAGGGATAAATAG
- a CDS encoding HAD family hydrolase — MHLAIFDLDNTLIGGDSDHAWGEFLVEREHVDSERYRLSNDRFYQDYQRGELDIFAYLEFALEPLSQISRGQLENLQSEFMQEVISELWLPAAQELIGEHRRKGHHIMIITATNRFVVEPIAARLGVDTLLATEPEEHEGHFTGRVVGEPCYQAGKVLRLRQWLAQNPEYTGREKWFYSDSINDLPLLTEVEHPVAVDPDAQLRAEAQVRGWPIISLRDQG, encoded by the coding sequence ATGCACTTGGCAATTTTTGATCTCGACAACACGCTGATCGGCGGAGACAGCGATCATGCCTGGGGTGAGTTTCTGGTGGAGCGCGAGCATGTGGATAGCGAACGCTATCGTTTGAGCAACGATCGCTTCTATCAGGACTACCAGCGGGGTGAGTTGGATATCTTTGCCTACCTGGAGTTTGCCTTGGAGCCGCTGTCACAAATTTCTCGGGGTCAACTGGAGAATCTGCAAAGTGAATTTATGCAGGAGGTGATCAGCGAGTTGTGGCTACCGGCAGCGCAAGAGCTAATCGGTGAACATCGTCGCAAGGGACACCACATCATGATTATTACCGCCACTAACCGCTTTGTGGTGGAGCCGATTGCCGCCCGTCTGGGGGTGGATACCCTGTTGGCGACTGAGCCTGAAGAGCACGAGGGTCACTTCACCGGCCGTGTCGTGGGAGAGCCCTGCTATCAGGCTGGCAAGGTGTTGCGCCTGCGCCAATGGCTGGCGCAAAACCCTGAATACACGGGTAGGGAGAAATGGTTCTACAGCGATTCCATCAACGATTTACCTCTGCTCACGGAAGTGGAGCATCCGGTGGCGGTCGACCCAGATGCCCAACTGCGAGCAGAGGCGCAAGTGCGTGGATGGCCAATTATCAGCTTGCGCGATCAGGGCTAA
- the gcvH gene encoding glycine cleavage system protein GcvH, with protein MSEIRNELKYLSSHEWARLEEDGTVTIGISDHAQDALGDVVYVETPEVGSTLAAGDEAGVVESVKAASDIYSPVSGEVVEVNETLEESPETVNSSPYDDGWFFRIKPSDVKELDNMLDADTYRSESED; from the coding sequence ATGAGCGAAATCCGCAATGAATTAAAATACCTCTCCAGCCACGAGTGGGCGCGATTGGAAGAGGATGGCACAGTTACTATCGGCATCAGTGACCATGCCCAGGACGCTCTGGGTGATGTGGTATATGTTGAAACCCCCGAAGTGGGCAGCACTCTGGCTGCCGGCGACGAGGCCGGTGTAGTTGAGTCTGTTAAGGCCGCTAGTGATATCTACTCTCCGGTATCCGGTGAGGTCGTAGAGGTGAATGAAACTCTGGAAGAGTCCCCGGAGACTGTAAACTCCTCTCCTTACGATGACGGTTGGTTTTTCCGTATCAAGCCCAGCGATGTGAAAGAGCTGGACAATATGCTGGATGCCGATACCTATCGTTCGGAGTCTGAGGACTAA
- a CDS encoding RNA pyrophosphohydrolase, translating to MDSEGFRPNVGIIVLNARGQALWARRVGGKDAWQFPQGGINPGETPEQALYRELYEEVGLTRDQVSLITCTRGWLRYRLPQRLIRRRSEPLCIGQKQKWFLLKLEAEESCISFDNGYKPEFDHWRWVSYWHPLSKVVTFKREVYRRALAELAPQQIQLERRWLRERGE from the coding sequence ATAGACTCAGAGGGCTTTCGCCCCAATGTCGGTATCATTGTGCTGAATGCCCGCGGTCAGGCACTGTGGGCTCGGCGGGTAGGTGGCAAGGACGCCTGGCAATTTCCCCAGGGCGGTATAAATCCGGGCGAAACTCCCGAACAGGCACTATATAGGGAGCTATACGAAGAAGTAGGGCTTACACGCGATCAGGTCAGTCTTATCACCTGCACCCGCGGCTGGCTGCGCTATCGCCTGCCGCAGCGCCTGATCCGCCGGCGCTCTGAACCCCTGTGCATTGGCCAGAAACAAAAGTGGTTCTTACTGAAGTTAGAAGCCGAAGAGTCTTGCATCAGCTTCGACAACGGCTATAAGCCCGAATTTGACCACTGGCGCTGGGTGAGCTACTGGCACCCACTCAGTAAAGTGGTGACCTTCAAGCGCGAGGTTTACCGGCGCGCGCTGGCCGAACTGGCCCCACAACAAATTCAGCTGGAAAGGCGCTGGTTGCGCGAGCGGGGCGAGTAA
- a CDS encoding CNNM domain-containing protein, with protein sequence MFLLITYIFIALGFSFLCSIAESVILSVTTPYVRLLEREGHKAGPLLRKLKGDINAPLAAILTLNTIAHTAGAAGAGAQAAAVFGNQYLGIASAILTLLILVFSEIIPKTLGAVYWRQLAPFTAYALRGLVWLLYPFVKMSEWLTRGLSHGPTLTGFSRDEFAIMAEIGEAEGQLEQRESSILRNLFFTLRDHSVREVMTPRTVVFSLPEDATLAEVYEEVERGRFSRIPVYENRDQDCVVGFVLKQELLLAYAKGEGERKLSEFRREMLMLPETATIYQAFQKMLSRRVQISAVLDEYGSLEGVVTLEDLLETLLGEEIVDEADKTPDRQELAKRLWRWRSKRHGLKVDESAQQEQDTEEAGEGRDGREGRDS encoded by the coding sequence ATGTTTCTCTTAATTACCTATATTTTTATCGCTCTCGGCTTTTCCTTTTTGTGCTCGATTGCCGAGTCGGTCATTCTCAGCGTCACCACGCCCTATGTGAGACTTCTTGAGAGGGAAGGGCACAAAGCGGGGCCTCTGTTGCGCAAGCTGAAAGGGGATATCAATGCGCCCCTGGCCGCGATCCTTACCCTGAATACCATTGCCCACACTGCTGGTGCCGCTGGTGCTGGTGCCCAGGCTGCAGCGGTTTTTGGCAACCAGTATCTGGGTATTGCCTCCGCAATCCTCACCTTGTTGATTCTGGTGTTCTCCGAAATTATCCCTAAAACCCTAGGGGCGGTTTACTGGCGTCAGCTGGCTCCATTTACTGCCTACGCGTTGCGCGGACTGGTGTGGTTGCTCTACCCCTTTGTGAAAATGTCCGAGTGGCTCACACGGGGCTTATCGCACGGACCCACCCTTACGGGCTTCAGCCGCGATGAGTTTGCGATTATGGCGGAGATCGGGGAGGCCGAGGGCCAGCTGGAGCAGCGTGAGTCCAGTATTCTGCGCAACCTGTTTTTTACCCTGCGCGACCATTCTGTACGCGAGGTGATGACGCCGCGCACTGTGGTATTTTCCCTGCCCGAGGACGCCACTCTGGCTGAGGTCTACGAGGAGGTGGAAAGGGGGCGCTTCTCCCGTATCCCGGTATATGAAAACCGCGATCAGGACTGTGTGGTGGGGTTTGTACTTAAACAGGAACTACTGCTCGCCTATGCCAAGGGTGAGGGCGAACGTAAATTGTCCGAGTTCCGCCGCGAAATGTTGATGCTACCGGAAACCGCCACTATATATCAGGCCTTCCAGAAAATGCTGTCGCGCCGGGTGCAGATCAGTGCGGTATTGGATGAATACGGCAGCCTGGAAGGGGTGGTTACCCTTGAAGATCTTCTCGAGACTCTGCTCGGTGAAGAGATTGTCGATGAAGCGGATAAAACTCCGGATCGCCAGGAGCTGGCCAAGCGTCTGTGGCGCTGGCGCTCAAAGAGACACGGTCTCAAGGTGGACGAATCTGCGCAGCAGGAGCAGGATACTGAGGAGGCTGGTGAAGGTCGTGATGGCCGAGAGGGGCGCGATAGCTAA